A portion of the Perognathus longimembris pacificus isolate PPM17 chromosome 20, ASM2315922v1, whole genome shotgun sequence genome contains these proteins:
- the Eps8l1 gene encoding epidermal growth factor receptor kinase substrate 8-like protein 1 isoform X1 gives MSTSGPEAAPKPSAKSIYEQRKRYSTVVMADVSQYHVNHLVTFCLGEEDGVHTVEDASRKLALMDSQGRVWAQEMLLRVSPDRVTLLDPVAKEELESYPLGAIVRCDAVVPPGRSRSLLLLVCQEPERAQPDVHFFQGLGLGAELIREDIQGALHNHRSGRGDRRAAALRATQEELLRGPRPAAETPPLQRRPSVRAVISAVELALDRGRPQVDPVPEVEETGRPSRASTASRADPVSPDLGPRGPELANLQAERDVDILNHVFDDVESFVSRLQKSAEASRVLEHRERGRRTRRRAAGEGLLTLRAKPPSEAEYTDVLQKIKYAFSLLARLRGNIANPSSPELLHFLFGPLQMIVNTSGGPEFASSVRRPHLTSEAVALLRDNVTPRESQLWNSLGDSWTRPGLELPPEEGTPYSPEFYSGWEPPATDPQGRAWEDPVEKQLQHERRRQQQSAPQVAVNGHQDPELEAEPQPEPEPARKWVLCNYDFQARNSSELSVKHRDVLEILDDKRKWWKARDQQGQEGYVPYNILTPHPGPQVNRSQSSAGSLDSSTPPPPPGPAPAPVPARPHWNSCDSLNNLDPNEKEKFSQMLSVNEELQARLAQGRPCPSRAAPGPRAPESVLSPSSDSLEVRAWLRAKGFSSGTVEALGVLTGAQLFSLQKEELRAVSPEEGARVFSQVTVQRALREDKKKVSELEAVMEKQKKKVEGETKTGVI, from the exons ATGAGCACCTCAGG CCCAGAAGCTGCCCCCAAACCAAGTGCCAAGTCTATCTATG AGCAGAGGAAACGTTACTCCACTGTGGTTATGGCTGATGTATCACAGTATCATGTCAAT CATCTggtgactttctgcctgggcgaGGAGGATGGTGTGCACACGGTGGAGGATGCCTCCAGGAAGCTGGCCCTCATGGACAGCCAGGGCCGCGTCTGGGCGCAGGAGATGCTGCTTCGCGTGTCCCCCGACCGTGTGACACTGCTTGACCCTGTCGCCaag GAGGAGCTGGAGTCGTACCCGCTGGGCGCCATCGTGCGCTGCGACGCAGTGGTGCCGCCAGGCCGGAGCCGGTCGCTGCTGCTCCTGGTGTGCCAGGAGCCAGAGCGTGCGCAGCCGGACGTGCACTTCttccagggcctgggcctcgga GCGGAGCTGATCCGAGAAGACATCCAGGGTGCCCTACACAACCACCGTTCTGGCCGTGGGGATCGCAGGGCAGCGGCGCTCAG GGCCACCCAGGAGGAACTGCTGCGCGGGCCCCGGCCGGCCGCCGAGACCCCACCCCTGCAGCGCCGTCCTTCCGTGCGCGCTGTGATCAGTGCGGTAGAGCTGGCCCTGGACCGCGGGAGACCCCAGGTGGACCCTGTCCCCGAGGTGGAGGAGACGGGGAGGCCCAGCCGGGCGTCCACGGCGAGCCGCGCTGACCCGGTCTCCCCGGACCTGGGTCCCCGAGGTCCAGAGCTGGCCAATCTGCAGGCCGAGCGAGACGTG GACATCTTGAACCACGTGTTCGACGACGTGGAAAGCTTCGTGTCCAGGCTGCAGAAGTCAGCCGAGGCCTCTCGTGTTTTGGAGCACCGAGAGCGAGGCCGTCGGACCCGGCGCCGGGCAGCTGGGG AGGGCCTGCTGACGCTGCGGGCCAAGCCGCCCTCCGAGGCCGAGTACACAGACGTGCTCCAGAAGATCAAGTACGCCTTCAGCCTGCTG GCCCGGCTGCGCGGCAACATCGCCAACCCCTCCTCCCCGGAGCTTCTGCATTTTCTGTTCGGGCCGCTGCAGATG ATTGTGAACACCtcgggaggccctgagttcgcgaGCAGCGTGCGGCGGCCGCACCTGACGTCCGAGGCCGTGGCGCTGCTGCGGGACAACGTCACTCCGCGTGAGAGCCAGCTGTGGAACTCGCTGGGGGACTCGTGGACCCGCCCAGG GCTGGAGCTGCCCCCAGAGGAAGGAACTCCATACAGCCCCGAGTTCTACAGCGGCTGGGAGCCCCCCGCCACTGACCCACAGGGCCGTGCCTGGGAGGACCCAGTGGAGAAACAGCTACAACACGAGCGGCGGCGCCAGCAG CAAAGCGCCCCGCAGGTCGCTGTCAATGG TCACCAAGATCCAGAGCTGGAAGCTGAGCCACAGCCGGAACCGGAGCCGGCCAGAAAGTGGGTCCTGTGTAATTATGACTTCCAGGCTCGAAATAGCAGTGAGCTCTCAGTCAAGCATCGGGATGTATTGGAG ATCCTGGATGACAAGCGCAAGTGGTGGAAGGCTCGGGACCAACAGGGTCAGGAGGGGTATGTTCCCTACAATATCCTGACTCCCCACCCCGGACCCCAGGTGAACCGCAGCCAAAGCTCTGCAGGAAGCCTG gACAGCAGCACCCCGCCTCCCCCGCCAGGCCCTGCTCCAGCCCCTGTTCCTGCGCGCCCCCACTGGAACAGCTGCGACAGTCTCAACAACTTGGACCCCAACGAGAAGG AGAAGTTCAGTCAGATGCTCAGTGTGAATGAGGAGCTGCAGGCACGTCTGGCCCAGGGCCGCCCGTGTCCCAGCCGcgccgccccggggccccgcgccccggagTCGGTGCTCAGCCCCAGCTCTGACAGCTTGGAGGTCCGCGCCTGGCTGCGGGCCAAGGGCTTCAGCTCGGG GACCGTGGAGGCGCTCGGGGTGCTGACCGGGGCGCAGCTTTTCTCGCTGCAGAAGGAAGAGCTGCGGGCGGTGAGCCCCGAGGAGGGGGCGCGGGTCTTCAGCCAGGTCACCGTGCAGCGGGCGTTGCGGGAG GACAAGAAGAAAGTGTCAGAGCTGGAAGCCGTGAtggagaagcagaagaagaaggtggAAGGCGAGACCAAGACGGGGGTCATTTGA
- the Eps8l1 gene encoding epidermal growth factor receptor kinase substrate 8-like protein 1 isoform X2, which yields MRKRYSTVVMADVSQYHVNHLVTFCLGEEDGVHTVEDASRKLALMDSQGRVWAQEMLLRVSPDRVTLLDPVAKEELESYPLGAIVRCDAVVPPGRSRSLLLLVCQEPERAQPDVHFFQGLGLGAELIREDIQGALHNHRSGRGDRRAAALRATQEELLRGPRPAAETPPLQRRPSVRAVISAVELALDRGRPQVDPVPEVEETGRPSRASTASRADPVSPDLGPRGPELANLQAERDVDILNHVFDDVESFVSRLQKSAEASRVLEHRERGRRTRRRAAGEGLLTLRAKPPSEAEYTDVLQKIKYAFSLLARLRGNIANPSSPELLHFLFGPLQMIVNTSGGPEFASSVRRPHLTSEAVALLRDNVTPRESQLWNSLGDSWTRPGLELPPEEGTPYSPEFYSGWEPPATDPQGRAWEDPVEKQLQHERRRQQQSAPQVAVNGHQDPELEAEPQPEPEPARKWVLCNYDFQARNSSELSVKHRDVLEILDDKRKWWKARDQQGQEGYVPYNILTPHPGPQVNRSQSSAGSLDSSTPPPPPGPAPAPVPARPHWNSCDSLNNLDPNEKEKFSQMLSVNEELQARLAQGRPCPSRAAPGPRAPESVLSPSSDSLEVRAWLRAKGFSSGTVEALGVLTGAQLFSLQKEELRAVSPEEGARVFSQVTVQRALREDKKKVSELEAVMEKQKKKVEGETKTGVI from the exons ATG AGGAAACGTTACTCCACTGTGGTTATGGCTGATGTATCACAGTATCATGTCAAT CATCTggtgactttctgcctgggcgaGGAGGATGGTGTGCACACGGTGGAGGATGCCTCCAGGAAGCTGGCCCTCATGGACAGCCAGGGCCGCGTCTGGGCGCAGGAGATGCTGCTTCGCGTGTCCCCCGACCGTGTGACACTGCTTGACCCTGTCGCCaag GAGGAGCTGGAGTCGTACCCGCTGGGCGCCATCGTGCGCTGCGACGCAGTGGTGCCGCCAGGCCGGAGCCGGTCGCTGCTGCTCCTGGTGTGCCAGGAGCCAGAGCGTGCGCAGCCGGACGTGCACTTCttccagggcctgggcctcgga GCGGAGCTGATCCGAGAAGACATCCAGGGTGCCCTACACAACCACCGTTCTGGCCGTGGGGATCGCAGGGCAGCGGCGCTCAG GGCCACCCAGGAGGAACTGCTGCGCGGGCCCCGGCCGGCCGCCGAGACCCCACCCCTGCAGCGCCGTCCTTCCGTGCGCGCTGTGATCAGTGCGGTAGAGCTGGCCCTGGACCGCGGGAGACCCCAGGTGGACCCTGTCCCCGAGGTGGAGGAGACGGGGAGGCCCAGCCGGGCGTCCACGGCGAGCCGCGCTGACCCGGTCTCCCCGGACCTGGGTCCCCGAGGTCCAGAGCTGGCCAATCTGCAGGCCGAGCGAGACGTG GACATCTTGAACCACGTGTTCGACGACGTGGAAAGCTTCGTGTCCAGGCTGCAGAAGTCAGCCGAGGCCTCTCGTGTTTTGGAGCACCGAGAGCGAGGCCGTCGGACCCGGCGCCGGGCAGCTGGGG AGGGCCTGCTGACGCTGCGGGCCAAGCCGCCCTCCGAGGCCGAGTACACAGACGTGCTCCAGAAGATCAAGTACGCCTTCAGCCTGCTG GCCCGGCTGCGCGGCAACATCGCCAACCCCTCCTCCCCGGAGCTTCTGCATTTTCTGTTCGGGCCGCTGCAGATG ATTGTGAACACCtcgggaggccctgagttcgcgaGCAGCGTGCGGCGGCCGCACCTGACGTCCGAGGCCGTGGCGCTGCTGCGGGACAACGTCACTCCGCGTGAGAGCCAGCTGTGGAACTCGCTGGGGGACTCGTGGACCCGCCCAGG GCTGGAGCTGCCCCCAGAGGAAGGAACTCCATACAGCCCCGAGTTCTACAGCGGCTGGGAGCCCCCCGCCACTGACCCACAGGGCCGTGCCTGGGAGGACCCAGTGGAGAAACAGCTACAACACGAGCGGCGGCGCCAGCAG CAAAGCGCCCCGCAGGTCGCTGTCAATGG TCACCAAGATCCAGAGCTGGAAGCTGAGCCACAGCCGGAACCGGAGCCGGCCAGAAAGTGGGTCCTGTGTAATTATGACTTCCAGGCTCGAAATAGCAGTGAGCTCTCAGTCAAGCATCGGGATGTATTGGAG ATCCTGGATGACAAGCGCAAGTGGTGGAAGGCTCGGGACCAACAGGGTCAGGAGGGGTATGTTCCCTACAATATCCTGACTCCCCACCCCGGACCCCAGGTGAACCGCAGCCAAAGCTCTGCAGGAAGCCTG gACAGCAGCACCCCGCCTCCCCCGCCAGGCCCTGCTCCAGCCCCTGTTCCTGCGCGCCCCCACTGGAACAGCTGCGACAGTCTCAACAACTTGGACCCCAACGAGAAGG AGAAGTTCAGTCAGATGCTCAGTGTGAATGAGGAGCTGCAGGCACGTCTGGCCCAGGGCCGCCCGTGTCCCAGCCGcgccgccccggggccccgcgccccggagTCGGTGCTCAGCCCCAGCTCTGACAGCTTGGAGGTCCGCGCCTGGCTGCGGGCCAAGGGCTTCAGCTCGGG GACCGTGGAGGCGCTCGGGGTGCTGACCGGGGCGCAGCTTTTCTCGCTGCAGAAGGAAGAGCTGCGGGCGGTGAGCCCCGAGGAGGGGGCGCGGGTCTTCAGCCAGGTCACCGTGCAGCGGGCGTTGCGGGAG GACAAGAAGAAAGTGTCAGAGCTGGAAGCCGTGAtggagaagcagaagaagaaggtggAAGGCGAGACCAAGACGGGGGTCATTTGA